Genomic window (Synechococcus sp. LA31):
GGTGGGGATCGGCATGGAAGAAGCCATGCTCGAGCAGCTGCTGCAGCGAGCAGTTCACGCCCACCGTCACCATGTCGTCGGGGTCGATGCCCAGCTGGCGCACCGCCTCGAGGTTGGTGAGTTTCACCCCATCGATCCATTCCATCGTGAGCACCCGCCGGGCCGTGGCCTGCCGGTAGATGCGGGGAACGGCGATGCGAGGGTTGTGGCTGTGGAGCGCTGCAAACTTCTCGGCATTGCTGGCCTCATTGCAGTAATCCATCTCCTCGAACACCCGCTTGCCCAGCTCATCGATCAGGGCCACCAGATCGGAGCGGATTAGGCCGATGTTGCGGTTGAGCCAGGCAGCGATGTTGCGCACGATGTAGAGATCGAGCGTGATCTGCTCGCGCAGGCCTGGGCGCTGCACCTTCACGGCCACCTTGTCGCCATTGAGCAGCACGCCTCGGTGCACTTGGCCCAGCGAGGCGGCTGAGATCGGTTCGCGTTCGAGTTCGGCGTAGATCGAGGGGATCGGGGCGCCCAGGTCTTCCTCGATGCAGGCCATCGCCAGGGCTGAATCAAAGCCTGGTAGTTGGTCCTGCAGGCCCGCCAGCTCTTCGAGCAGCAGCGGCGGGATGATGTCGGGCCGGGTGGAAAGGGCCTGGCCGGCCTTGATGAAGGCGGGCCCGAGCGAGGCCACCAGATCGGCGGCTTCCTTGGCCCGGGCCTGAGCGTGCTCAGGGTTCTTGAGGCGGCGGGTGAGCCAGTCGATCGCCACGCTGAGCATGTAGAGCCCAATGGGCACCAGCGTTTGCCAGACGCGGCGGATCAGGCGTTGGGGGGCGCCGGCATAAATGCGGCTGATGGCTGCCGGGTCGTATTCCAGTAAGCCGGAGGCCTCGATGAAGTCGCTGAGGTCGGCGGGCTGTGGGTCAACGGCAGCAATGGTCAGGGGTTTTGTCTCCAGGTCTTCGCCCAGCACGTTGTGCCGCATCGCGGCGCTGGCGGCTTCCAGGGGCGTAAGCGAACGGTTGGTGGTTGGCATACCGCGGGTTGGGGCCCCGGGTGCCCTTTCAGTGTTGTCCCTCTTCTAAACGAAAGACACAGCCGCTACGGTCGGGCCGACTACCCGGCTGTAGCCGCGTCGCCCCCTTGCTCACTGGACTGCGCCTTCAGAACATCGCGCTGATTGAGCAGTTGCAGCTCGATTTCAGCGACGGATTCACGGTGCTCACCGGTGAAACCGGCGCTGGTAAATCCATCTTGTTGGATGCTCTCGACGCTCTGCTTGGCGGCACCGGCCCACGCTTGCTGCGCCAGGGGAGCGAGCGCGGTGTGATCGAAGCCAGCTTCAGCCTTACCCCCCCTCTGCAGAGCTGGTTGGCGCAGCAGGAGTTGGAGGCTGATGACGCCGAAATCCTGCTCAGCCGCGAATGGCGCCTCAGTGATGAGCGCCTGAGTAGCCGCCATCGGCTGAATGGGGTGGCGGTGAATCGGGCGCAGATCCAGGAGCTGCGGCCACTGCTGCTCGATCTCACCGTGCAGGGCCAAACCCAACAACTGGCGCGCCCGGGCCAACAGCGCCGCTGGTTGGATCGTTTCGCCGGGGAGGGGCTCCAGGCCCTGCTCATACCGGCGGCCGAGGCTTACCGCAGCTGGCGCTGCGCTGCTCAGCAGTTGGAGCAGGCCCGCAGCAATTGGCAGCAGCTGCAGCAGGAGCGCGAGCGCCAGGAGCAGGTCTTGGCAGACCTTGAGGCGGCCCAGCTGGAGGATCCCGCCGAACGCGAGCAGTTGCAGGCTGAAGAGAACCGCCTCGCCCATGGGGTGCGCTTGCAGGAAGGGGTGATGACGCTCCTCGGCCGCCTGGTGGATGGTGCTGACGACGCTCCCTCCGCTCTCGACCATCTGGCCGCTTGTGAGGGGGAGTTAGCGGCGATGCAGCAGCTGGATCCGTCGATCGCTGAACTGGCGGGCTGCGCCAGCGATGCTTTGGCCCAGCTGCAAGATCTGGCTCGCGATCTCGATCGCTACGGCGCCTCGCTGGAGAGCGATCCAGACAGCCTTGGGCAGTTGCAGGAGCGCATCGCCCAGCTCAAAGCACTGGAGCGGCGCCATGGCAAAACCTTGGCCGAGCTGATCGAGTGGCGCGATCAGTTGCGGGGGCAGCTGGCGCCCGGCGGCGCTGAGGCCAGCCTGGAGGCCCTCGAAGCGGCTGAGTTGGCAGTGCGTCGCCAGCGCGACCGCTCCAATGCGGAGCTCACCACCGCCCGCCAGGCTGCCGCGGCACACCTGCAAGAGCAATTGATGCAGGCCCTGCGGCCCATGGGCTTGGCCAACGTGCGCTTCAGCGTGGCGATCGAGCCGGCGGCCCCGGGCGAGGAGGGCGCTGACGCCGTGCAATTTCTCTTCTCCGCCAACCCCGGTCAGCCCCTGGCACCGCTGGCGGAGGTGGCCTCCGGCGGCGAGATGAGCCGCTTCCTGCTGGCTCTCAAAACCTGCCTGGCCGCGGCGGACCAGCACGTGACGCTGTTGTTCGATGAGATCGATACCGGTGTGAGTGGCCGCGTCAGCGGCGCCATGGCTGAGCTGCTGCAGCGGTTGGCCCAGCAACGCCAGGTGTTCTGCGTCACCCACCAGCCCCTGGTGGCCGCGGCGGCCGACCACCACTTCCGCGTGGCCAAGGAGGTGCGCGGCGGCACCACCCACACCCAGGTGTCCCAACTGCGGGACACCCAGGCCCGCCAAGCGGAACTGGCGGAACTGGCCGGGGGCGACTCCGGCGAAACGCGCAGCTACGCCGCCAGCCTGCTGAAGCGGGCGGGCTAAGCATCCGACCAATCCCCGTAGACTCCCCTATTCCCGAGCCGCCCGGATGCCCCGCGCCCTCGCCAAGAGCGTGAACGAGAAAGCGGCCCTGCAGGCGCTGAATGGCGGCTCGCTGGAGGACGTGATTCGGGTGCGCGGCGCCCGGCAACACAACCTCAAAAACGTCGACGTCACCATCCCGCGCAACCAGCTGGTGGTGTTCACCGGCGTGAGCGGCAGCGGCAAGAGCTCGCTGGCGTTCGACACGATCTTTGCGGAAGGTCAGCGCCGCTACGTGGAGAGTTTGTCGGCGTATGCGCGGCAA
Coding sequences:
- a CDS encoding AarF/ABC1/UbiB kinase family protein; translation: MPTTNRSLTPLEAASAAMRHNVLGEDLETKPLTIAAVDPQPADLSDFIEASGLLEYDPAAISRIYAGAPQRLIRRVWQTLVPIGLYMLSVAIDWLTRRLKNPEHAQARAKEAADLVASLGPAFIKAGQALSTRPDIIPPLLLEELAGLQDQLPGFDSALAMACIEEDLGAPIPSIYAELEREPISAASLGQVHRGVLLNGDKVAVKVQRPGLREQITLDLYIVRNIAAWLNRNIGLIRSDLVALIDELGKRVFEEMDYCNEASNAEKFAALHSHNPRIAVPRIYRQATARRVLTMEWIDGVKLTNLEAVRQLGIDPDDMVTVGVNCSLQQLLEHGFFHADPHPGNLLALPDGRLAYLDFGMMSEVSRESRTGLIQAVVHLVNRNFGKLSKDFVSLGFLAEDVDLSPIVPAFEGVFGQALEMGVSRMDFKAVTDDLSGVMYRFPFQVPPYYALIIRSLVTLEGIALSVDPDFKILGAAYPYFARRLMEDPDPQLRNSLKEMLFDGEIFRWQRLDNLISSAASGSQLDLDGLLDQVLDFLFSPNAGMLRGQLVEAAVNQMDALGWQTTLRIAQRLPRPLRPPGLRNRLPMSANDAELLSLEPIQRLVAILRQLPGFEPQLLLKRLPRLLQETELRRMGAELARGLAERGVVHLVRDVLVGADLQRKPA
- the recN gene encoding DNA repair protein RecN; this translates as MLTGLRLQNIALIEQLQLDFSDGFTVLTGETGAGKSILLDALDALLGGTGPRLLRQGSERGVIEASFSLTPPLQSWLAQQELEADDAEILLSREWRLSDERLSSRHRLNGVAVNRAQIQELRPLLLDLTVQGQTQQLARPGQQRRWLDRFAGEGLQALLIPAAEAYRSWRCAAQQLEQARSNWQQLQQERERQEQVLADLEAAQLEDPAEREQLQAEENRLAHGVRLQEGVMTLLGRLVDGADDAPSALDHLAACEGELAAMQQLDPSIAELAGCASDALAQLQDLARDLDRYGASLESDPDSLGQLQERIAQLKALERRHGKTLAELIEWRDQLRGQLAPGGAEASLEALEAAELAVRRQRDRSNAELTTARQAAAAHLQEQLMQALRPMGLANVRFSVAIEPAAPGEEGADAVQFLFSANPGQPLAPLAEVASGGEMSRFLLALKTCLAAADQHVTLLFDEIDTGVSGRVSGAMAELLQRLAQQRQVFCVTHQPLVAAAADHHFRVAKEVRGGTTHTQVSQLRDTQARQAELAELAGGDSGETRSYAASLLKRAG